TTGCATAAAAAAAGAGCGGCTCACGAGAACCGCTCTTTTTCTTTATACCTTACGCATGTGTTTTAGACTGTAATTTATCACGAAGCACCATTTGAAGGATACCACCGTGACGATAGTAATCAATTTCAACTTCACTATCGAAGCGAACCAGTACTTCAAATTCTTTTTTGTTTCCAGCTTCATCAGTTGCTGTTACTTTTACAAGATCACGTGGTTTTACTGTTTCATCAACTGCTACTGCAATTGTTTCTTTTCCAGTTAAACCTAATGTATCCGCGCTTTCACCATCTTTAAATTGAAGAGGTAAAACACCCATTAATACTAGGTTTGAACGGTGAATACGCTCAAAGCTTTCAGCGATTACTGTTTTAATACCTAAAAGATTTGTGCCTTTTGCTGCCCAGTCACGAGAACTTCCCATGCCGTAATCTTTACCTGCAAGTACAACAAGACCTGTACCTTGCTCTTTGTATTTCATACAAGCATCATAAATGCTCATTACGTCATTTGTTGGCCAGTACGTTGTCCAGCCGCCTTCTGTACCAGGAGCTACTTGGTTTTTAATGCGGATGTTTGCAAATGTACCGCGCATCATCACTTCATGGTTACCACGACGAGAACCGTATGAGTTAAAGTCTTTTGGTTCTACACCGTTTTCTTGAAGGTAAAGACCTGCAGGTGATGTTTTTGCAATTGAACCCGCTGGTGAAATGTGATCCGTTGTCACTGAGTCACCAAATTTCGCTACTACGCGAAGATCATTTAACGCTTCTACTTCACCTGGCTCTTCTGATAACCCTTCAAAGAAAGGTGGGTTTTGAATGTACGTTGAATCATTCTCCCACGTATAAAGAGCATCTTCGCTTGTTTTAATTTCATTCCAGCGCTCGTTATCATCGAATACGCGCTCATACTCGTTACGGAATAATTCAGGCGTTACCGTACGGCTAACAACTTCTTTAATTTCATCTTGTGAAGGCCAAATGTCACTAAAGAATACTTCGTTTCCGTCTGTATCAATACCGATTGGATCTTTTTGTAAATCTACATCTACTGTTCCAGCCAGTGCATATGCTACAACAAGCGGCGGAGAAGCAAGATAGTTACCTTTTACTAATTGATGAATACGTCCTTCAAAGTTACGGTTTCCTGAAAGAACAGACGTTACAAGCAAGTCGTTGTCTGCAATCGCTTCTTCAATTTCAGCTTCTAATGGACCAGAGTTACCGATACAAGTCGTACAGCCATAGCCTACGATGTTAAAGCCGATTTTATCTAAGTATGGAAGCAATCCTGAATTTTGAAGGTAAGCCGTTACTACTTTTGAACCTGGTGCTAAAGAAGTTTTCACGTAAGCTGGAACATCCAATCCTTTTTCTACCGCTTTTTTCGCAACTAAACCAGCTGCTACCAATACGTAAGGATTTGATGTGTTCGTACAGCTTGTGATAGCCGCAATAGCGATGGCACCTGTTTTCATTGTTGTTTCTGAACCGTCTGCAAGCTTAAACGTAACTTCTTTATCCACGTCTTTAGCATCAAGTCCGAAGCTTTGATTGCTAACAGGAGCTGTTAAAGCTTTCTTGAATTCTGTTTGCATTTGAGAAAGTGGAATTAAATCTTGCGGACGCTTTGGACCTGAAAGATTTGCTTCAATCTCAGCAAGATTAATCTCAACAACATCAGTGAAAATTGGATCTTCATTTTCTGGTGTAAAGAATAAACCGTTTGCTTTTGTATATTGTTCGACAACCTGAATGTCTTTTTCATCTCTTCCTGTTAAACGCATGTATGCTAATGCCTCTGCGTCAACTGGGAAGAACCCGCATGTTGCACCGTATTCAGGAGCCATATTAGCAATTGTTGCACGGTCAGCTAATGGAAGTTCTGCTACGCCAGGACCGAAGAATTCAACGAATTTTCCGACTACTCCTTTTTGACGAAGCACTTGCGTAACTTTTAACGCTAAGTCTGTAGCTGTAGTACCGTTTGGTAATTCACCAACAAGTTTAACACCGATTACTTCAGGAACTGGGAAATAAGAAGGTTGACCAAGCATGCCTGCTTCCGCTTCAATACCGCCAACACCCCATCCTAAAACACCGATACCATTAATCATCGTTGTATGAGAGTCAGTACCTACTAGAGAATCAGGGAAAGCTACGAATTCGCCATCTTCTTCAACAGCATGAACAACGTTTGCTAAATATTCTAAATTTACTTGATGCACGATACCAGTAGCTGGCGGAACTGCACGATAGTTATTAAATGATTTTTGAGCCCAGCTTAAGAAATTATAGCGCTCTGTATTACGTTGAAACTCAAGGTCCATATTAATTCGTAATGAGTCAGCTGTACCTGCTTTATCAACTTGTACGGAGTGGTCGACAACGAGGTCTACTGGAATTTCTGGATTGATTTTGTCAGGATCTCCTCCTAAATCAGCCATTGCTTTACGAAGTGACGCTAAGTCTACAACCGCTGGAACTCCAGTGAAATCTTGAAGAATAACACGAGATGGTTTGAAAGGAACATCGATATCTTTGATATCTTTTGTTCCCCATTTTGCAAGGTTTTCGACGTGTTCTTTTGTAATAACACGGCCATCTACCTGACGAAGAACAGATTCTAATAATACTTTAATTGAATACGGCAGCTTAGATACGTTACCTAAACCTGCTTCCTCTAAAGCTTGTAAGCGGTAATAATTATATGTGCTGCCATTAAGATCGAATGACGAACGAGCGTTAAAAACGTCTTTTTTAGTCATTGCTTTTACCCCCTTAAAATTCTATGTATAAAGGATTTACTTACCCCATCCTCTATTCCCTTCACCATCTATCTTAATATAATATTATACATAAGTAAATAAAAAGAATGTTATTAATTAACATAAGTTTCACTTATAACCTTTTTCCATCTGCCTTTTATTTTTCTAATAATTCATATTTCATTGATTTTTACGCATGCTAGAAACGGAGGTGATTCAACATGGCTAAACGCAAGTCAAACCACGTCATTCCTGGAGCTAACGCGGCTAGCGCTCAAGGAAAAGGAGCGGGTTATAATGAAGAATTTTCAAATGAACCATTAACCGAACAACAGAAACAAAATAATAAAAAACGCAAAAAAAATCAATAAAACACTCTCTTATTGGATATACTAATCACTAGTTAGAAAAGCAAAATCGTTTAACTCCATGAAATCTAACGAGAAGGCGTCATTATATATGGCGCTTTTTTTCTGTTCCCATTTCCTGTTTTTGCTAAACCTATTTTTAGAAAGGGGAATTTTTCATCGGATAAATCCCCTGTCACTATCCCACCCTAATAAATGAAAGGGAGGGTTTAACTATGAACAAAAACAGCAGCAAAGACATCAGAAGAAATGCGCCAAAAAGCAATTCTGGACAGCCCGAACCGCTAAGCGGATCTCATAAAGTAAAGAACCGTAAGCATTCTCGCCAAAAACACAATAGCGGACATGATATGTAAAACAGCGGCAAGCTCTCTACAGAGCTTGCTTTTTTATGCATAGAAAAGGCAGCTAGTACTTCAAGCTTATTCTTTGCACAGGAGTTCACTAAGTACATAAACGCGCATATGATAGTAAAGTGAACAGTTTAAATAATGGAGGAACGCAGAAATGAAAAACAAGCGTCTGCCAGCAGACCAAATGTTTGTAAAAGGCTTTCAAGATTTGTTAGAAGTCATGCTTTCAAATCCCTTTATGAGTTATTTAGATTATGATTCCGTTCGTATAGATTTATTTGAAACAGAACAATCATTTATTGTCGAAGCTGAATTATTAGGGTATCACCCTAAGGATATTATCGTTCAGATACAAGCTGACCACTTACAGCTGACAGCCAAGAAATACTGCCTTAGAGAATTTCATGATGAAAAGCAAGGAACGCTTGCAAGAGAACAAATGGAAGAAAGCGTTGAACGTACAATTGACTTTCCATTTTCATTGTTGAATAAAAAGATTACCGCTACATTTAGTAACGAAATCCTTGAAATTACGATTTCCAAACATGAGACAAATGAATCTAATCAGCAAATAGTTCCTATTGAGTTCCAATAAAGCTGCAGATGTTGTCTCTGCAGCTTTATTGGAACTATTTAATTGTTTATTTAGCACATAGTTTTTTTAGAAAGTTTTCCTTTTCAAAACAATTGGATATCTCATTTGTTTTACGGCACACTACTAAAAAAGAGTAAAAGGAGAACATTTATGCTTCATACTGCTTGGAAAGGTAAAATCAGCTTTGGATTAATTGACATCCCTATTAAACTGCACGGAGCAATTGAAGAAAAAGATGTAAAGCTGCGCACACTGCACTCCGTTTGCCATACACCCATTCATCAAGAAAAACATTGCCAAACGTGTGGACGAGAAGTAGAATCCGATGAACTGGTTAAAGGATACGAAACCGCGACCGGTCAGTTTGTTGTACTTTCACAACAGGAAATTGACCTTGTCAAAGAGCCCTTTGCAGCAAACAAAGCTGTTGAATTGTTGCACTTTGTTTCGTTAGATGACATTGATCCCCTGTTTTTTGATAAGCCCTACTATATTTCTCCTGAAGAAACGAGCCTAAAAGCTTATTATACGTTATTAAATGCACTTGAAATAACGAATAAAGTCGGTATTGCCAATGTATTTTTATATTCCAAACAGCAAATCGCCATTATTCGTTCCGTGGGCGGCTCTCTCGTTCTTCACACGATGCATTTTGAAGAAGAACTTCGTTCAGTCACAGATGTGCCTAACTTATCTACTACTTCTTCTGTTAATGAAAGTGATACACAAGTGACGGTGGAATTAATTGATAAGCTATCTACTTCTTTTAATCCATCTATTTACAAAAACAACTACCGAGATGCCTTACAAAGCGTCATTCAACAAAAAATAAATCAAGGCGAAGTTACAAAAGTAAGCGGAAGCGAAGAACGAGATATTCGACATTTAATGGAAATTTTAAAGGTGAGCATAGATCCTTCTACTTTACAGCCGACAAAATCAACAGCAGAGAAAAAAACGTCATCCTTAAAAAAGAAAGCATAAAAAAAGCTAACGAAGAAGTTCGTTAGCTTTCATTTGCAACAGAAGTCTTAGGAACAATAGCTCCATATGACGCCGGTATTTTTAAATATTGCGTTACTTGATCATTTTCCACAAAAACAATAAAGTTATCTTTTTTATCTTTTCCAATACCTTTTGCTTTTGCTTCAGACCAATTGAAGCCCAGCTTTTCATTTACCTCACTGCGGGTCATTTCCGGTCCAAAAACATATACTTTATCCCATCTAAAATCACATAATTCATTAAAATCAAGGATGGAAGCTTCTTCTTTACTTTGATTTGTTTTTTTAATTTCATTAATTACGGTTTGCTGAAGTTGCGCTTGGTTGCGTTCGCTGTATACCCTGTCAATAAAAAAAGTTGCCAATAGCGCTACTAACGTGAATAGTAGAATCTTTTTCACTTCGTTGTCCTCCTGATACGTTCTCTGCACATGATACGACTTCTTTTCGATACGGTTTTATTCTCTACTATTCTAGAAAATTCAACAGGAAAATACAACTAAAATCTCGAAATGTCATCAAAACATAAAAAACTTAACACTATGTCAACGCATAAAAAAAGGGCTTGTTCACGTTCTACCTATTTACCTAATCAGCGCTGAAAAGATTTGGTTCTTCCGTACAAATAGTTTTAATAAATTCTTCTACTAGCCCTTCCTCTCCCGGCAAAAAAGGCAGCGCACCCACTCCAACGCGTTCAATACTTTTATAAAAATGATGCTGCTTATAGCCTTCTGCTTTCCCTGGAAACAGCACAACCGCTGTTTGTACCGGTTTTATTCCATTTTCCTCTACAATAGCGTCTCGGTAACGGTGCATGGTATTAATATCTTCTTCTCTAGGAGAGGGCGTATCGTGATTTGGTTTGATACGATACTTAGCGTCAAAAAGATATACACTTTTTTTCTCCCCTTGCTTTACTTCAAGCAGCAAGTCCGGCTTTTGGATAACAGTATGAGTATGATGGTATTCTTTTTGATACCATAGCGTTACTTCTGCTTTTCCCACCTGAAAACGATGGTAAGAGGCCTGCACTCTGACATTCAACCCTTGTTCTGTCGTTGTCATGATGTTTTGTTCTATTCGTTTGCCGTAAATTTGCAACTTCTTTAAAAGACTAACATACGTCCAGTATTCATAGAGAGTTGCGATATCTTTTAATGAAAGGTGGTAAAACTCTCCGTTAAGAGCCAACCCTCGCGTTAAGAACATAAAGTATCTGCTTGCTTCCCGGTAGCGGGGTGCCGTACGGAGTGTAGAAGGAAGAGTTGAAACTTGTATGGTCTTCACTCTTTGCCAGAACACATTGTTTAGCAGCCTTTTTAATTCGGTATGATTGGTTTCTAGAGCCGACACCGCTTCTTTTTTTACATATCTATCTTCTATCAATTTGTCAATTAGTGTAGTTAGCTTGTGATACAGCTGCGTCATCATCCATTTAACACTTTGATTTTCCAAATTATCATAGATAGCTACATGTCTTGTGCCAATTGCTTTTGTGGGTACTACTTTTATATGCCGATTAATTTTAATTCCTCTGCTTGAAGATGCAAGATAGGTAGGGTGTGTTCGGACAAATGATATAGCCTGGCTATCTTGTTTTTTTATTTGATCTCCTCTCATGAGCTCATGTTCAACTTTTACCGATTGAAACGGCTGATTCTCAATCTGACGAACAGAATGAAGAAAGGGTTTCATATAGTGAGAGAGCACATGATAAAATTCCGTCCATGTTGCTTGTTTAGACCAAACCGATTTTGCTTCAATATACGTTTTACGGAGCATATCGTATGCCAAATCATGAATGTATCCGTTCACTTCATCAACCATGCGTACATAATCTGTCTTGTAGCTCATCTTTGACGGGAAAATTTCAAGAGTAAAAGACAGCTCTTTTTCTATTTCACTGTAGACATGAAACGTAGAATACCCTACCTCATTTTGAAAGCTTATATTTCCTGTTAAAATGTAGGGAAATCCTACGGTTTGAAAACTTTGTTCAACTGCTTTTGAGTCGTGATTAACAAACAGACTTGTTTCATTTTTTGAAACAACTGTAATTTGATAGGTTTCATTTTCAAAAAATAAAGGCTCAAGCGGCGGTTTGGAAGTCATCATGCCTTTTGTTTGATTTAGTACTTTTACATGTGTGATTCCTTTTCCCGTACAAGAAAAAAACATCACTTCTTCTGCAGATTTTATTTTTTTCTTATTCTTTCCTTTTATAACCACCGTACACGTATCGGTTTCAATTTCAACGTACGGTATTAATCCAAAATGACGTGTATCCGTATACTTCAAAACGTCTCATCATCTCCATTATTTTGC
The genomic region above belongs to Priestia megaterium and contains:
- the ku gene encoding non-homologous end joining protein Ku, which codes for MLHTAWKGKISFGLIDIPIKLHGAIEEKDVKLRTLHSVCHTPIHQEKHCQTCGREVESDELVKGYETATGQFVVLSQQEIDLVKEPFAANKAVELLHFVSLDDIDPLFFDKPYYISPEETSLKAYYTLLNALEITNKVGIANVFLYSKQQIAIIRSVGGSLVLHTMHFEEELRSVTDVPNLSTTSSVNESDTQVTVELIDKLSTSFNPSIYKNNYRDALQSVIQQKINQGEVTKVSGSEERDIRHLMEILKVSIDPSTLQPTKSTAEKKTSSLKKKA
- a CDS encoding DUF2357 domain-containing protein, yielding MKYTDTRHFGLIPYVEIETDTCTVVIKGKNKKKIKSAEEVMFFSCTGKGITHVKVLNQTKGMMTSKPPLEPLFFENETYQITVVSKNETSLFVNHDSKAVEQSFQTVGFPYILTGNISFQNEVGYSTFHVYSEIEKELSFTLEIFPSKMSYKTDYVRMVDEVNGYIHDLAYDMLRKTYIEAKSVWSKQATWTEFYHVLSHYMKPFLHSVRQIENQPFQSVKVEHELMRGDQIKKQDSQAISFVRTHPTYLASSSRGIKINRHIKVVPTKAIGTRHVAIYDNLENQSVKWMMTQLYHKLTTLIDKLIEDRYVKKEAVSALETNHTELKRLLNNVFWQRVKTIQVSTLPSTLRTAPRYREASRYFMFLTRGLALNGEFYHLSLKDIATLYEYWTYVSLLKKLQIYGKRIEQNIMTTTEQGLNVRVQASYHRFQVGKAEVTLWYQKEYHHTHTVIQKPDLLLEVKQGEKKSVYLFDAKYRIKPNHDTPSPREEDINTMHRYRDAIVEENGIKPVQTAVVLFPGKAEGYKQHHFYKSIERVGVGALPFLPGEEGLVEEFIKTICTEEPNLFSAD
- a CDS encoding Hsp20/alpha crystallin family protein, with the protein product MKNKRLPADQMFVKGFQDLLEVMLSNPFMSYLDYDSVRIDLFETEQSFIVEAELLGYHPKDIIVQIQADHLQLTAKKYCLREFHDEKQGTLAREQMEESVERTIDFPFSLLNKKITATFSNEILEITISKHETNESNQQIVPIEFQ
- a CDS encoding small acid-soluble spore protein P, yielding MNKNSSKDIRRNAPKSNSGQPEPLSGSHKVKNRKHSRQKHNSGHDM
- the sspO gene encoding small acid-soluble spore protein O, yielding MAKRKSNHVIPGANAASAQGKGAGYNEEFSNEPLTEQQKQNNKKRKKNQ
- the acnA gene encoding aconitate hydratase AcnA — encoded protein: MTKKDVFNARSSFDLNGSTYNYYRLQALEEAGLGNVSKLPYSIKVLLESVLRQVDGRVITKEHVENLAKWGTKDIKDIDVPFKPSRVILQDFTGVPAVVDLASLRKAMADLGGDPDKINPEIPVDLVVDHSVQVDKAGTADSLRINMDLEFQRNTERYNFLSWAQKSFNNYRAVPPATGIVHQVNLEYLANVVHAVEEDGEFVAFPDSLVGTDSHTTMINGIGVLGWGVGGIEAEAGMLGQPSYFPVPEVIGVKLVGELPNGTTATDLALKVTQVLRQKGVVGKFVEFFGPGVAELPLADRATIANMAPEYGATCGFFPVDAEALAYMRLTGRDEKDIQVVEQYTKANGLFFTPENEDPIFTDVVEINLAEIEANLSGPKRPQDLIPLSQMQTEFKKALTAPVSNQSFGLDAKDVDKEVTFKLADGSETTMKTGAIAIAAITSCTNTSNPYVLVAAGLVAKKAVEKGLDVPAYVKTSLAPGSKVVTAYLQNSGLLPYLDKIGFNIVGYGCTTCIGNSGPLEAEIEEAIADNDLLVTSVLSGNRNFEGRIHQLVKGNYLASPPLVVAYALAGTVDVDLQKDPIGIDTDGNEVFFSDIWPSQDEIKEVVSRTVTPELFRNEYERVFDDNERWNEIKTSEDALYTWENDSTYIQNPPFFEGLSEEPGEVEALNDLRVVAKFGDSVTTDHISPAGSIAKTSPAGLYLQENGVEPKDFNSYGSRRGNHEVMMRGTFANIRIKNQVAPGTEGGWTTYWPTNDVMSIYDACMKYKEQGTGLVVLAGKDYGMGSSRDWAAKGTNLLGIKTVIAESFERIHRSNLVLMGVLPLQFKDGESADTLGLTGKETIAVAVDETVKPRDLVKVTATDEAGNKKEFEVLVRFDSEVEIDYYRHGGILQMVLRDKLQSKTHA